In Anaerostipes hadrus ATCC 29173 = JCM 17467, a single genomic region encodes these proteins:
- a CDS encoding galactitol-1-phosphate 5-dehydrogenase: MPIPELREKDVLVKVSACGVCGSDIPRVLETGTYHFPTIPGHEFGGTIAEAGSGVSKELCGKRVAVIPLIPCKTCKSCETGQYAQCEHYDFLGSRNDGGFAEYVKVPESNLLFVPENVDEEAVAFLEPISVALHVVQNCRVNYGDSVAVFGLWAIGIFVAQWAKAFGAKHVFAIDLDEKKVEIAKSMGLVDALCIGKDDIDAIVKEKTNGTGIDRAFEASGAGAAFKQAISLLRMEGTLGLVGRPVHSLEIENQTFEKILRFQITIKGTWSFEFKEFPHHAWKQSLDAINAGVIKTEPFISHRIPLEDTLKAVKLMKDKSEFFYKILIKPEM; encoded by the coding sequence GTGCCAATTCCAGAACTTAGAGAAAAAGATGTTTTAGTAAAAGTTTCCGCATGTGGTGTTTGTGGATCAGATATTCCACGAGTATTAGAAACAGGAACATATCATTTCCCAACAATTCCAGGACATGAATTTGGAGGAACGATTGCAGAAGCAGGATCAGGAGTATCCAAAGAACTCTGTGGAAAAAGAGTTGCAGTGATTCCATTGATTCCATGTAAGACATGTAAATCTTGTGAAACAGGTCAGTATGCACAGTGCGAACATTATGATTTTTTAGGATCAAGAAATGATGGTGGATTTGCAGAATATGTAAAAGTACCAGAATCTAATCTGTTATTTGTACCAGAAAATGTAGATGAAGAGGCAGTTGCATTCTTAGAGCCGATCAGTGTGGCACTTCATGTTGTGCAGAACTGCAGAGTTAATTATGGTGACAGTGTAGCAGTCTTTGGACTCTGGGCCATCGGAATCTTCGTAGCACAGTGGGCAAAAGCATTTGGAGCAAAACATGTATTTGCGATCGATCTTGATGAAAAGAAAGTTGAAATCGCAAAATCCATGGGATTAGTTGATGCACTATGCATCGGAAAAGATGATATTGATGCAATCGTAAAAGAAAAAACAAATGGAACAGGAATCGACCGGGCATTTGAAGCATCAGGTGCAGGTGCAGCATTTAAACAGGCAATCAGCTTATTAAGAATGGAAGGAACTTTAGGACTGGTAGGAAGACCAGTACATTCTTTAGAGATTGAAAACCAGACATTTGAAAAGATCTTACGTTTTCAGATTACGATCAAAGGTACATGGAGTTTTGAATTCAAAGAATTCCCGCATCATGCATGGAAACAGAGCCTTGATGCAATAAATGCAGGAGTGATCAAAACAGAACCGTTCATTTCTCACAGAATACCATTAGAAGACACATTAAAAGCAGTGAAACTGATGAAAGATAAATCAGAATTTTTCTATAAAATATTAATCAAACCAGAAATGTAA
- the alsE gene encoding D-allulose 6-phosphate 3-epimerase gives MERMNKMNKDQIAVSLMCMDFLKIKEQLEVLNESVGMYHIDIMDGHFCKNITLSPDLIKSFKKVSKLPMDVHLMTTEPNDWIETVAEAGADIISVHAETINGDAYRIYNEIERLGCKRGLVLNPATTLESVKHYLNRVDLLTIMTVDVGFSGQPFIEEMLDKIAEAKKLREENGYHYKIQIDGSCNPKTFKRLKEAGADIYILGGSGLFSIDSDIHKAVEIMKHNFDEAIG, from the coding sequence ATGGAAAGGATGAATAAGATGAACAAAGATCAGATTGCAGTATCTTTAATGTGTATGGATTTTTTAAAGATTAAAGAACAGTTAGAAGTATTAAATGAATCTGTGGGAATGTACCATATCGATATCATGGACGGACATTTCTGTAAGAATATCACACTCTCCCCAGATTTAATCAAATCGTTTAAAAAAGTCAGCAAATTACCAATGGATGTACATTTGATGACAACCGAACCAAATGACTGGATTGAAACAGTCGCAGAAGCGGGAGCAGATATCATTTCTGTACATGCAGAAACCATCAATGGAGATGCATACCGTATCTATAATGAAATTGAAAGATTAGGCTGCAAGAGAGGACTGGTATTAAATCCAGCGACAACGCTGGAATCTGTAAAACATTATTTAAACAGAGTCGATCTGTTAACGATTATGACAGTCGATGTAGGATTTTCAGGGCAACCATTTATTGAAGAAATGTTAGATAAGATTGCAGAAGCAAAGAAACTTCGTGAAGAAAATGGATATCATTATAAGATTCAGATTGATGGATCTTGTAATCCAAAAACATTCAAACGCTTAAAAGAAGCAGGAGCAGATATCTATATTTTAGGCGGATCAGGTTTATTTAGCATTGATTCAGATATTCACAAGGCAGTAGAGATAATGAAACATAATTTTGATGAGGCAATAGGCTAG
- a CDS encoding PTS system mannose/fructose/N-acetylgalactosamine-transporter subunit IIB, which yields MENVLLARVDDRLIHGQVMTAWMKLLPAKEIIVIDNKVAKDEFMITVLEMAAPTGVKVKVFTEEKAAEVLQAGLSKPTILLAKSPVSYKGIIDRGVELEAINLGGMGINNDRTTLYKNIAASPAEREAIKEFLDKGIDVKIQVIPADKVVEVKDIL from the coding sequence ATGGAAAATGTATTATTAGCAAGAGTAGACGATCGATTAATTCACGGACAGGTTATGACAGCATGGATGAAATTACTTCCAGCAAAAGAAATCATAGTAATTGATAATAAAGTAGCCAAAGATGAATTTATGATCACAGTACTTGAAATGGCAGCACCAACTGGCGTGAAAGTAAAAGTATTTACAGAAGAAAAAGCAGCAGAAGTATTACAAGCAGGATTAAGCAAACCAACAATTCTTCTTGCAAAATCACCAGTTTCATACAAAGGAATAATCGATCGTGGAGTAGAACTTGAAGCGATCAACCTTGGTGGAATGGGAATCAACAACGACAGAACAACACTGTATAAAAATATTGCAGCAAGTCCAGCAGAAAGAGAAGCAATTAAAGAATTCTTAGATAAAGGAATTGATGTTAAGATTCAGGTAATTCCTGCAGACAAAGTTGTAGAAGTCAAAGACATTTTATAA
- a CDS encoding galactitol-1-phosphate 5-dehydrogenase produces the protein MKAMRLHAINDFRLEEVEKPQPRGKEILIKVGACGICGSDIPRVYELGTKVYPVTLGHEYAGTVVAVGEDADPDLIGKVGAVYPVVPCGQCDSCQIGQYAQCSDYHNLGSRTDGGFAEYCLLPSDWHLVVSNNPKTTMEELSIVEPATVALHAIRKGEVKGGDTVVVFGAGPIGILIGRWCKMFGTKVILVDIDEEKAEFARERGFTVINAMKQDCVEEVSKLTKGKMADVVIEGTGTSAALNQAIECSKPFAMVTLLGNPHRDTTIKLDQHSMILRKELRFTGVWNNYYSDLPFNEWKYTVDMLNEGKLEVLDLITHRSDLDHLKQLFDDIHDHKVTICKAIYTDRE, from the coding sequence ATGAAAGCGATGCGATTGCATGCAATCAATGATTTTCGTTTAGAAGAAGTGGAAAAACCACAGCCAAGGGGAAAAGAAATCCTGATCAAAGTTGGAGCTTGTGGAATTTGTGGATCAGATATTCCGCGAGTATATGAACTTGGAACTAAAGTATACCCAGTGACACTTGGACATGAATATGCCGGAACTGTTGTAGCTGTTGGAGAAGATGCAGATCCTGATCTGATTGGTAAGGTTGGAGCTGTATATCCAGTTGTTCCGTGTGGACAATGTGATAGCTGTCAGATTGGTCAGTATGCACAGTGTAGTGATTATCATAATCTAGGTTCAAGAACTGATGGTGGATTTGCAGAATATTGCCTGCTTCCATCCGATTGGCATTTGGTTGTTTCCAATAATCCTAAGACAACAATGGAAGAATTATCAATTGTTGAACCTGCAACTGTAGCACTTCATGCCATTCGAAAAGGAGAAGTCAAGGGTGGAGACACTGTTGTTGTATTCGGAGCTGGTCCAATCGGTATTCTGATCGGAAGATGGTGTAAGATGTTTGGAACGAAAGTGATTCTTGTAGATATTGATGAAGAAAAAGCGGAATTTGCAAGAGAACGCGGATTTACAGTGATTAATGCCATGAAACAGGATTGTGTGGAAGAAGTCAGCAAGTTGACAAAAGGAAAAATGGCGGATGTAGTTATTGAAGGAACTGGTACATCAGCAGCTTTGAATCAGGCCATTGAGTGTAGCAAACCATTTGCGATGGTAACACTTCTTGGAAATCCACATAGAGATACAACGATCAAATTAGACCAGCACAGTATGATCCTTCGAAAAGAATTACGTTTTACAGGTGTATGGAATAACTATTACAGCGATCTTCCATTTAATGAATGGAAATATACTGTTGATATGTTAAATGAAGGAAAACTGGAAGTATTAGATTTGATTACACACCGTTCAGATTTAGATCATTTGAAACAATTATTTGATGATATTCATGATCATAAGGTAACAATCTGCAAAGCAATTTATACAGATAGAGAATAG
- the hxlB gene encoding 6-phospho-3-hexuloisomerase — protein sequence MGYQEKKQIVLDELEKSLGAVKEEEVEQFVDMICDAQQVFVVGVGRVLLMLQAFAKRLNHLGIKANYVGAIDEPAITEHDVLVVGSGSGESVVPLEIMKIAKKYNAKIVHIGSNEHSSMKEYEDLFVRIPCSTKLGLEDEVKSEQVMSSLFEQSLLLLEDSVASMIVEKKQIEDVHALWKMHANLE from the coding sequence ATGGGATATCAGGAAAAGAAACAAATTGTATTAGATGAATTAGAAAAAAGCCTTGGGGCTGTGAAAGAAGAAGAGGTAGAACAGTTTGTTGATATGATCTGTGATGCCCAACAGGTATTTGTCGTAGGTGTCGGAAGAGTGTTACTTATGCTTCAGGCATTTGCAAAACGTTTAAACCATCTTGGAATCAAAGCAAACTATGTAGGAGCAATCGATGAACCAGCGATTACAGAACATGATGTACTAGTTGTAGGATCTGGTTCTGGAGAAAGTGTCGTACCACTTGAGATCATGAAGATCGCAAAGAAATACAATGCAAAGATTGTGCATATTGGTTCCAATGAACACAGTTCCATGAAAGAATATGAAGACTTATTTGTACGAATTCCATGCAGTACGAAATTAGGTTTGGAAGATGAAGTAAAATCAGAGCAGGTTATGAGTAGCTTGTTTGAACAGAGCCTTTTATTATTAGAAGATTCTGTGGCGAGCATGATCGTAGAGAAGAAGCAGATTGAAGATGTTCATGCGTTATGGAAGATGCATGCAAACTTAGAATAA